One window of the Bubalus kerabau isolate K-KA32 ecotype Philippines breed swamp buffalo chromosome 9, PCC_UOA_SB_1v2, whole genome shotgun sequence genome contains the following:
- the DACT2 gene encoding dapper homolog 2 yields MWAPGGPPGPAGWDRRRVGARLRAALAGLHELRGLRARQQARVWGALARPPPPGPAAPRGPRAHELRLEAALAALQEQLDRLRRQDVGLQTHLDQLDRQISALQLDVRRGPGEAADSDSRPSSGFYELSDGGSCSLSTSCTSVCSDHMSCSLGTLLPAAPKSRPGSGDCRPRSADETAVCGVPLPAWGPSASEEGPGQLLQEEPRPRPVSTGDLERILPADVGLQKAGAHPTAAPFLCHGVDPKYQCDLVSRGGREVYPYPSPLHAVALQSPLFALARETPQSEGHAPPRPPPASPAGPSSVRSGLAFEAGPAAAYIERLLRLRARGNARGPPRGEASPALPQLGARKVDGEGGLEKPACTPGRAVVSGAASRDGLARPPPTPSVGTPRPSSHPEGARGPCHGHAHLEACADAPQLACGRAPAPRCPAQPSVLAGWPGGGRWPSGRVDGRCIHPALVAGAASPTGPPKTKPVTVRRGPSSKTPGPGRPQLQWGTLGVPRPPPESGVAPRRPTLAAEAPGRSCSESSLYPVSFFVPLLVARREGQRVSAQALFPWEAAPLGASGGAARKRQRRWQSSVEISARARPDPGLGPHRPAARRGGGPRPVCARPRPPPARQDARARSASDGSERSAECASLLLSTTAESSGDEASDHTASRFGDAESSGSDSGGGRRPGQRARANSRLALPPVPRLCRVKASKALKRKIRRFQPAALKVMTMV; encoded by the exons ATGTGGGCGCCGGGCGGCCCGCCGGGGCCCGCGGGCTGGGACCGCCGCCGGGTGGGCGCCAGGCTGCGCGCGGCGCTCGCCGGGCTGCACGAGCTGCGGGGGCTGCGCGCCAGGCAGCAGGCGCGCGTGTGGGGCGCGCTGGcccggccgccgccgcccgggCCCGCCGCTCCCCGCGGCCCCCGCGCCCACGAGCTGCGGCTGGAGGCGGCGCTGGCGGCGCTGCAGGAGCAGCTG GACCGCTTGAGACGCCAGGACGTCGGCCTGCAGACGCACCTGGACCAGCTGGACCGGCAGATAAGCGCGCTGCAGCTGGACGTGCGCAGGGGCCCCGGCGAGGCCGCGGACAGCGACAGCAGACCCAGCTCGG GCTTCTACGAGCTGAGCGACGGCGGCTCCTGCTCCTTGTCCACCTCCTGCACGTCCGTGTGCAGCGATCACATGTCCTGCTCcctgggcaccttgctgcccgcCGCCCCCAAGTCCAGGCCTGGCTCGGGGGACTGCCGGCCCCGGTCGGCCGACGAGACCGCCGTGTGTGGGGTCCCCCTGCCTGCGTGGGGGCCCTCGGCCAGCGAGGAGGGGCCAGGCCAGCTACTCCAGGAGGAGCCCCGGCCACGGCCGGTGTCCACAG GTGACCTTGAAAGAATCCTGCCGGCCGATGTGGGGCTGCAGAAAGCCGGGGCACACCCCACGGCCGCCCCCTTCCTCTGCCACGGTGTGGACCCCAAGTACCAGTGCGACCTGGTGTCCCGGGGTGGCCGGGAGGTGTATCCCTACCCCAGCCCGCTGCACGCCGTGGCCCTGCAGAGCCCACTGTTCGCTCTGGCCAGGGAGACGCCACAGAGCGAGGGCCACGCgccgccccgcccgccccccgcCAGCCCCGCAGGCCCCAGCTCTGTGCGTTCCGGGCTGGCCTTCGAGGCTGGCCCAGCCGCAGCCTACATTGAGCGGCTACTGCGGCTGCGGGCCCGTGGGAATGCCCGGGGGCCCCCCAGAGGGGAGGCGTCCCCAGCCCTGCCGCAGCTCGGTGCCCGGAAGGTGGATGGTGAAGGTGGACTGGAGAAGCCGGCCTGCACCCCCGGGAGGGCGGTGGTGAGCGGGGCTGCCAGCAGGGACGGCCTCGCCCGGCCGCCACCCACACCCTCTGTGGGCACCCCACGCCCCAGCAGCCATCCCGAGGGGGCACGTGGCCCATGTCACGGCCATGCGCACTTAGAGGCCTGTGCAGACGCCCCCCAGCTGGCCTGTGGCCGGGCCCCCGCTCCCCGCTGCCCTGCTCAGCCGTCGGTGCTCGCTGGCTGGCCGGGCGGAGGCAGGTGGCCGAGTGGGCGCGTAGACGGACGCTGCATCCACCCCGCTCTGGTTGCCGGTGCAGCTTCCCCCACAGGGCCCCCCAAGACCAAGCCTGTGACGGTCAGGAGGGGGCCCAGCAGCAAGACACCAGGGCCTGGGAGGCCGCAGCTGCAGTGGGGCACCCTCGGGGTCCCCCGGCCGCCCCCAGAGTCGGGGGTTGCTCCCCGGAGGCCCACACTGGCTGCAGAGGCGCCCGGCCGGTCCTGCTCCGAGTCCAGCCTGTACCCCGTGTCCTTCTTCGTGCCCCTGCTGGTGGCGCGGCGGGAGGGTCAGCGGGTGTCAGCTCAGGCCTTGTTCCCCTGGGAAGCCGCGCCGCTGGGGGCGTCCGGGGGGGCGGCGCGGAAGAGGCAGCGCCGGTGGCAGTCCTCGGTGGAGATCTCAGCCCGGGCGCGCCCGGACCCAGGCCTGGGGCCCCACAGGCCCGCAGCCCGGAGAGGGGGCGGCCCGCGGCCTGTGTGCGCCAGGCCCAGGCCCCCGCCGGCCCGGCAGGATGCCCGCGCCCGCAGCGCGTCGGACGGCTCGGAGCGCTCGGCCGAGTGCGCCTCGCTGCTCCTCTCCACCACAGCTGAGAGCAGCGGGGACGAGGCCAGTGACCACACCGCCAGCCGCTTCGGGGACGCCGAGTCCAGTGGCAGCGACTCGGGGGGTGGCAGGCGGCCGGGCCAGCGGGCCCGCGCCAACTCCAGGCTGGCCCTGCCCCCAGTGCCCAGGCTGTGCCGCGTCAAGGCCTCCAAGGCCCTCAAGAGGAAGATCCGCAGGTTCCAGCCAGCTGCCCTGAAGGTCATGACCATGGTGTGA